GAAGCGGGCGGAGCATTCGGCGATTTATCGGGCAAAGAGACAATTTACAGCGACGATTTTTTAGTCTCGAATACCTTAATTCACAAAGACGTTTGTGAAAATTTTTCCTAATGCTAAAATTCGTCCCAACGCCGAACCCAAACCTGCAAAAATAACCACAAGCAAAATTCTTGTTAGAGGGTTTTTCCAAAATCCTTTGACGGTTTCTATGTCGGTTGAAACATTTTCCATATCCAAAACCGTGGGTTTTTTTACCGCCGCCTGAACAAGTCCTACTACCCAACCCGTGCCTATCATCGGGTGAAGCCCAACGGTCGGCGCAACAAAAAACGCCGTAATTACTGCAAGCGGATGCCCCCAAGCAATAGCGGTAAATAAAGCGGAAAATCCGCCGTTCAAAATCCAAAACCAAAATATATTTTCTATTCCACTTTCGGCGCCGCTTATAATTCCATAAGCCAAAAGACCGATAATCGTAGCGCAAAATCCCCAACCGATAATCGCAGGTATAATAGATTTCGGCGGAATTTTCTCGATTTCGGACAAATCAAACGGTTTTTTTACGTATTCGGCAACCCCTTTGCAGTGCGCCGCACCCAAAACCGCAACTATTTTTTGCCCGCTGGCAGTGCGAATTTTTTCAGCCAAATACAAGTCGCGTTCGTCGATAAGCGGACCTTTTACTCCCGGAAAATCTTTTGCCAATTCGTCCATAGCGTCGCCTATATTGTCGCCTTCTTTCAGGTTTTCCACGGTATCTTTATCTATTTCTTCGGCTGAAAAAAACAACATTCCGAACAAGGTGTAAATACCCTTTAGTTTTTGCCGAAAACCGAGAGCGCTCCAAACTCTTTTTAGCGTAATATCAATATTTCTATCCGCCAAAACAAGATTTATGCCGCGTTTTTTTGCTTCTTCGGCGCCTTTTATCATTTCCGCGCCCGGCTCAACGTCGAGTTGTTTGCCTATCTGTTTGTAAAACGACGACATTATAAGCTGAGTAAGCAAAAGCAAAACCTTTTTTTCTTTAATAACTGTGAAAATGTCGGTTTTCTTCCACTGGTCTTTGTTTTTTATGCTGTCGAAGCGTTTTTGGCAAAGTTCGATACAAACCGAATCGGGTTGCACTTCTTCTATGACTTGGCTTACCTCTTCAACGCTCTTTTTAGACACGTGCGCCGTCCCCAAAAGGTAATACGTTTTTCCTTCGCTTTCAACAATTCTGACCGTTTGCGGCAACATTTTCATTCTCCTTTTTATTTTTCTTCAATTTTTCGTATTCTTTTACGTCGGCGGGAAGTTCTATGACAAATTCCGTGCCTTTTCCGACTTGCGACCACGAAATATATATTTTTCCGCCGTGATATTCTTCGACTATCCTTTTCGCCAAGGTAAGTCCAAGCCCCCAGCCGCGTTTTTTCGTGGTAAATCCGGGATTAAATACGCTTACGCGCTGCTCTTTTGGAACGCCTCTTCCGTTGTCTTGGTGAGTAATCCTTATTTTTTTATCGGCTTTTACGTAAATCGCCCGTAAAGTAATTTTTCCGTATTCCACGTTTATTGCGTCAAGCGAATTTTTGAACAAATTCTCAAAAACCCACGAAATCAAATCGACATTGATGACCGCGTATAAGTCGTCGCGGCAATCGTAATCTATCTCTATTTTTCTGGTTTCTCTGGGCAGACGTTTAGCAAAATATGCTATGTGTTCATCAAGTACAAGCTTAAGATTTTTCTTTTCCAGAAGAGGTTTTGAGCCGATAAACGAAAATCTGTTCGCCACCTTTTTTATTCTTGCCACGTCTCGCGACATATCGTTGGTTATTTGTAATACCTGATTGGAAAAAGCAACATCGCCGCCGCCTAAAATTGCGTCGTCGCTCTGCTCTTCGACCCCCAAGCACTCCGTTTGCAAATATTCAATCCAACCCGTAAGAGACGTCAGCGGAGTTCCGAGTTGATGCGCTGTTTCTTTGGCAAGTCCTACCCACAAATTGCTTTGCTCCGTAACTAAAAACGCGCGCGCTATCAAATAAACGACCGCCACAAACGACAGTATAAAAAACACCTGCCAGTAGGGCCAAAATGACAATCCGCCGATAAAATGGCTGTCGCCGTAATACAAAAATCCCATACCCGTTCTTCTGTCGCGACCGTAAATAAGTTTGGGCTTGTGCCGCTCTTGCAGACGGCGCCTTTCGGCAATCAAAAACATCATTGTTTCATAACTGTTATCGTCTTGCGAAATAGTTCT
The Chitinivibrionia bacterium genome window above contains:
- a CDS encoding HAMP domain-containing histidine kinase yields the protein MAPIDEDIKHLKRRFRFPKKKDILRAVYALFGQIAPNTSRNLLLFFAAAGIIGWAVYTQFMIERLQKFSSATTQTYARLISEALFDRMGTQVEHIILEQIIQDFDMPIIITDMMGRPRIWKNITRGNFLGRRTISQDDNSYETMMFLIAERRRLQERHKPKLIYGRDRRTGMGFLYYGDSHFIGGLSFWPYWQVFFILSFVAVVYLIARAFLVTEQSNLWVGLAKETAHQLGTPLTSLTGWIEYLQTECLGVEEQSDDAILGGGDVAFSNQVLQITNDMSRDVARIKKVANRFSFIGSKPLLEKKNLKLVLDEHIAYFAKRLPRETRKIEIDYDCRDDLYAVINVDLISWVFENLFKNSLDAINVEYGKITLRAIYVKADKKIRITHQDNGRGVPKEQRVSVFNPGFTTKKRGWGLGLTLAKRIVEEYHGGKIYISWSQVGKGTEFVIELPADVKEYEKLKKNKKENENVAANGQNC
- a CDS encoding TraB/GumN family protein, with the translated sequence MLPQTVRIVESEGKTYYLLGTAHVSKKSVEEVSQVIEEVQPDSVCIELCQKRFDSIKNKDQWKKTDIFTVIKEKKVLLLLTQLIMSSFYKQIGKQLDVEPGAEMIKGAEEAKKRGINLVLADRNIDITLKRVWSALGFRQKLKGIYTLFGMLFFSAEEIDKDTVENLKEGDNIGDAMDELAKDFPGVKGPLIDERDLYLAEKIRTASGQKIVAVLGAAHCKGVAEYVKKPFDLSEIEKIPPKSIIPAIIGWGFCATIIGLLAYGIISGAESGIENIFWFWILNGGFSALFTAIAWGHPLAVITAFFVAPTVGLHPMIGTGWVVGLVQAAVKKPTVLDMENVSTDIETVKGFWKNPLTRILLVVIFAGLGSALGRILALGKIFTNVFVN